The following are encoded together in the Hippoglossus stenolepis isolate QCI-W04-F060 chromosome 12, HSTE1.2, whole genome shotgun sequence genome:
- the dlg5a gene encoding disks large homolog 5a isoform X1, with protein MEPKHKELLDQCHQNLLESITDADRLIELLIVSGTLSQLDRFELEQNCSSSAEKVDHLLKMLVNKESDHFLDLCVALEKAYPDLYAALFGSNGGGPVDHSTGSTYSVLSTMPSDSESSSSLSSVGSPVNGEASSPPPAINDNRPTGDNLDTILFQLRQVTRERDELRKRLALASPGTTFDDCRPNSKASHDYERLKSQCMRAMADLQSLQNQHTKTLKRCEEAVKEADFYHMLHSRVLSEQTQLKEEMETLRRDNSQLVREHNHLQQNCEELKRLHGQDQKELADLRQQQQQVMREKGSSEVLNKLYDTAMDKLEGVKKDYDALSKRYSEKVANHNTDLSRLEQAEEENRRLQKQMDALLKQRDSAMHYQQQYSTSMRRFDSVQQELNKSSAQNKELQREMERLQSEVTRYKNLQLKAGKDCEKYKEERDSVFNEYRLIMSERDQVIKELDKLQTALEAAEARLKNTSSERVVASEELEALRQELNSSLVDRDRAICERNELLEKYCHEVKDKAEAQKELSQACKDIETVREERDVARKERTEAIIQRDQLLREYYQARQKQDSATLDMERANKEIEMLRKQYEAMSQELKEATQEAEVAKCRRDWAFQERDKIVAERESIRTLCDNLRRERDRAVSDLADALRNLDDMRKQKNDALRELKELKEKMESQLEKEARFCQLMAHSSHDSAIDTDSLEWETEVVEFEKDRDDMDLKALGFDITEGVNDPYLPGDCGIFVTRVDKGSIADGRLRVNDWLLKINDIDLTNKDRKQVVKAVLSGGGSINMVVRRRKSLGGRLVTPVHINLVGHKDSGIGLESGVFVAAIVQGSPAAREGSLTVGDRLIAINGIALDNKSVTECEALLRSCRDSLSLSLMKFFPHSTSGQNIFESLRESSEKSNGRMHLSEVHSRNSRNLKHNSSTQTDIFCPDLGSTSTGSISGERRKVRGESDEVYGDMSRPFSLGSLHATSLRPASDLGTGRYGPSAFQECCPYTKAPSSLPFDPVSASDCITMETTLEKKHSGGTWPKMMVGGMSVAPDNTSPVTAAAQLSIYKSPKQRKSIFDPDTFKRPETPSSKMEYMAANQIAAVAAAAAASHSPQPSKTESLSSSSTPTPTPPTPPNRSDSFKFKHKHQSSSASDCTITSEGKGEAVISMAAAEGRERSERERDRNGNHYFLDGKVLTSRKSCDEDIGRTRGEEPEVKRPRPKSAPALRRRMTPQTINFPTFQSYSNDEHSPEPRDMLRSSPSRSHRHSVGFVPTVYNGTLPPNSAHRGLSPCPAVTAVMRNPVYTVRSHRVHTSNCPSVASQICHQHTHTSPQHQGRLSLDLSQQKRTGDYSETSSSRSSRASHGTNSLPSSARLGSSNNVQYRTERIKIPSTPRYPRSMLGSDRGSLSHSECSSPSLITPPQSPLNLETSSFASSQSQGSISTLPRISVSPLPIGERRKDRALYRNRSFLRIPLAARPRFSSLRSLRPYLEEPRNVIVHKGAEPLGISIVSGENGGIFVSKVTGGSIAHQAGLEYGDQLLEFNGINLRNATEQQARLIIGQQCDTITIMAQYNPHMYQLGNHSRSSSRLEPVSSQSTPQGSGAATPDNHSNIDTLSEQDEGTLTPSSKQTTPTTSPNNFIRMPSDGSRKVGDPRLVTVRRPGVEVGVTLCGGNLRGVFIESLDEDSPARGPDGLLTGDIILEYNSVNMKNKTAEEVYVEMLKPAEMVTLKVQHRPDDFSTLKDVPGDGFYIRALYDRVGEAEGDLTFKKDDILYVDESLPKGSFGTWMAWQLDENAQQIQRGQIPSKYMMDQEFYRRHSVTEMKEDSSKTLSAAARRSFFRRKQKHKRSSSKDSKEMVALDAISTDSIPFLDDCVSLAYQRVQKVECASPRPVLVLGPLTDPAKEMLVKESPGKFCRCVLEVMKASQQAIERGVKDCLFIDYKRRSGHFDVTTVASIKEITDKGCHCLLDIAPHAIERLHCVHIYPIVVFVRYKNAKQIKEQKDPVYLRDKVSQKHSKEQFESAQKIEQEYSKFFTGIVQGGTLPYICTQIMTIVDQEQSKVLWTPLGCP; from the exons ATGGAGCCAAAGCACAAAGAGTTGCTCGACCAGTGCCACCAGAACTTGCTGGAGTCCATCACCGACGCGGACCGGCTGATCGAGCTGCTCATCGTCTCCGGCACCCTGAGCCAACTCGACCGGTTCGAGCTGGAGCAGAACTGCTCGTCCAGCGCCGAGAAAGTGGACCACCTCCTGAAGATGCTCGTGAACAAGGAGAGCGACCATTTCCTCGACCTGTGTGTGGCCCTGGAGAAGGCGTACCCTGACCTGTACGCTGCCCTGTTCGGCAGCAACGGCGGCGGACCTGTGGACCACTCCACCG GTTCCACGTACAGCGTCCTGTCCACCATGCCCTCTGActcagaaagcagcagctcccTCAGTAGTGTCG GTTCGCCCGTTAACGGTGAAGCGTCCTCCCCACCCCCAGCCATCAACGACAACCGGCCAACCGGTGACAACCTGGACACCATCCTGTTCCAGCTCCGCCAGGTGACCAGGGAGAGGGATGAGCTCCGCAAGCGCCTGGCGTTGGCATCGCCCGGGACCACCTTCGACGACTGCAG GCCAAATTCCAAAGCCAGTCATGACTATGAGCGTCTGAAAAGTCAGTGCATGAGGGCCATGGCAGATCTGCAGTCCCTCCAGAACCAGCACACCAAAACCCTCAAGAGGTGCGAGGAGGCTGTGAAGGAGGCCGACTTCTACCA CATGTTGCACAGCCGCGTCCTGAGTGAACAGACGCAGCTGaaggaagagatggagacacTCAGGAGAGACAACTCCCAACTTGTCCGAGAGCACAACCACCTACAGCAGAACTGTGAGGAGCTCAAACGACTGCACGGTCAAGACCAGAAAGAGTTGGCAGACCTgcggcagcagcaacagcag GTAATGAGAGAGAAGGGCTCATCTGAGGTGTTAAACAAACTCTATGATACAGCCATGGACAAGCTGGAGGGTGTGAAGAAGGACTACGATGCTCTGAGCAAGCGCTACAGCGAGAAGGTGGCTAACCACAACACAGACCTGAGCCGTCTGGAGCAGGCGGAAGAGGAGAACCGGCGGCTGCAGAAGCAGATGGACGCACTGCTCAAACAGCGTGATTCAGCCATGCACTACCAGCAGCAGTACTCCACCTCAATGAGAAG GTTTGACTCGGTGCAGCAGGAGCTAAACAAATCGTCAGCCCAGAACAAGGAGCTTCAGAGGGAGATGGAGCGTCTCCAGTCGGAGGTGACGCGCTACAAGAACTTACAGCTGAAAGCAGGAAAGGACTGCGAGAAGTACAAGGAGGAGAGGGACTCTGTTTTCAACGAGTATCGTCTCATCATGAGCGAGAGGGACCAGGTGATCAAAGAGCTGGACAAGTTACAGACGGCGCTGGAGGCGGCCGAGGCCCGACTGAAAAACACCTCCTCTGAAAGAGTGGTGGCcagtgaggagctggaggcaCTCAGACAG GAGTTGAACTCTTCACTGGTGGACCGCGACAGGGCCATCTGTGAGAGGAACGAGCTGCTGGAGAAGTACTGCCACGAGGTGAAGGACAAGGCCGAGGCCCAGAAGGAGCTGAGCCAGGCCTGCAAGGACATCGAGACGGTGCGGGAGGAGAGGGACGTGGCCCGCAAAGAGAGGACGGAGGCCATCATTCAAAGGGATCAGTTGCTCCGAGAGTACTATCAGGCCAGACAG AAACAAGACTCCGCCACCCTGGACATGGAACGAGCCAATAAGGAGATTGAGATGCTGAGGAAACAGTACGAGGCCATGTCTCAGGAACTGAAGGAGGCCACACAGGAGGCTGAGGTGGCCAAATGCAGACGGGACTGGGCCTTCCAAGAGAGGGACAAGATAGTGGCGGAGAGGGAGAGCATCAG GACTCTGTGTGATAACCTGCGACGGGAGCGGGACCGGGCAGTCAGCGACCTGGCCGACGCCCTGCGAAATCTGGACGAcatgaggaaacagaaaaacgACGCCTTACGAGAGCTGAAAGAACTGAA ggagaagatggagagcCAGCTTGAGAAGGAGGCCCGTTTCTGTCAGCTAATGGCCCACAGCTCTCACGACTCAGCCATCGACACAGACTCCCTGGAGTGGGAGACAGAGGTGGTGGAGTTTGAGAAAGACAGG GACGACATGGATTTGAAGGCACTTGGGTTTGATATCACTGAGGGGGTAAATGACCCGTATTTACCAGGAGATTGTGGAATATTTGTTACAAGGGTGGATAAAGGAAGTATCGCAGATGGAAGGCTAAG AGTGAATGATTGGCTGTTGAAGATTAATGACATAGACCTGACCAATAAGGACAGGAAGCAGGTGGTGAAGGCTGTCCTCAGTGGTGGGGGGTCGATCAACATGGTGGTACGAAGGAGGAAGTCCCTCGGAGGACGGCTGGTCACTCCTGTTCACATCAACCTTGTGGGACACAAAG ACAGCGGAATTGGTCTGGAGAGCGGCGTGTTCGTTGCCGCTATCGTCCAGGGCAGCCCTGCAGCCAGGGAAGGTTCCCTAACAGTTGGTGACAGACTGATCGCT ATAAACGGCATTGCTCTGGATAACAAATCTGTGACAGAGTGCGAGGCTctgctgaggagctgcagggacTCTCTGAGCCTCTCTCTCATGAAG TTCTTCCCTCACAGCACATCGGGCCAGAACATCTTTGAGAGTCTGCGTGAGTCATCAGAAAAGTCCAACGGGCGCATGCACCTGTCAGAGGTCCACTCCCGGAACAGTCGCAACCTCAAACACAACAGCTCAACGCAGACTGACATCTTCTGCCCTGACCTCGGCAGCACTAGCACAGGGAGCATCTccggggagaggaggaaggtcaGAGGTGAATCTGATGAGGTGTACGGCGACATGAGCAGGCCGTTTTCCCTAGGTTCCCTCCACGCCACTAGCCTCCGACCTGCGTCTGACTTGGGCACTGGCCGCTACGGCCCCAGTGCTTTCCAGGAGTGCTGCCCATACACAAAGGCACCTTCCTCTTTGCCCTTTGACCCTGTCTCGGCCTCGGACTGCATCACAATGGAGACGACCCTGGAGAAGAAGCACAGCGGGGGCACGTGGCCCAAGATGATGGTGGGAGGTATGTCAGTTGCACCAGATAACACCAGTCCGGTCACAGCAGCAGCCCAGCTCTCCATCTACAAATCGCCCAAACAGAGGAAGTCCATCTTCGACCCAGACACTTTCAAACGTCCCGAAACCCCTTCCTCTAAGATGGAGTACATGGCGGCTAATCAGATTGCAGCAGTAGCTGCCGCTGCTGCGGCTTCCCACTCTCCCCAGCCTTCAAAGACTgagtccctctcctcctcatccaccccTACCCCAACCCCTCCGACCCCACCCAATCGCAGTGActcctttaaattcaaacacaaacatcaaagCAGCTCTGCCTCTGACTGCACCATCACCTCAGAGGGCAAGGGAGAGGCTGTCATCTCCATGGCAGCggcagagggcagagagaggagcgagcGGGAAAGAGACAGGAACGGGAACCACTATTTCCTGGACGGCAAGGTCCTGACATCGAGGAAGTCGTGTGATGAGGACATCGGCCGAACCAGGGGGGAGGAGCCTGAGGTGAAGAGGCCGCGTCCTAAATCTGCCCCCGCCCTCCGACGGAGGATGACCCCCCAGACCATCAATTTCCCCACCTTCCAA AGCTACTCTAACGACGAGCACTCGCCAGAGCCCAGGGACATGCTGCGCTCGTCTCCCAGCCGCTCCCACAGGCACAGTGTGGGCTTCGTCCCCACAGTCTACAATGGCACCCTACCTCCGA ATTCAGCCCACCGGGGACTGTCTCCTTGCCCCGCCGTGACTGCGGTGATGAGGAATCCTGTGTACACCGTGCGCAGTCACCGCGTTCATACCAGCAACTGTCCATCTGTCGCCTCCCAGATCTGTCACCAGCACACCCACACCAG CCCCCAACACCAGGGTCGTCTGAGCCTGGACCTGAGCCAGCAGAAGCGCACCGGCGACTACTCAGAAACCTCGTCGTCGCGTAGCAGCAGAGCTTCACACGGTACAAACTCACTGCCCTCCAGCGCTCGCCTCG GTTCTTCCAATAACGTCCAGTACCGCACGGAGAGGATCAAAATCCCTTCCACTCCGCGCTACCCTCGCTCCATGCTGGGGTCAGACAGAG GCTCCCTGTCCCACTCCGAGTGTAGCAGCCCGAGTCTCATCACGCCTCCACAATCACCCCTCAATCTGGAGACTTCCTCATTCgccagcagccaatcacaaggcTCCATTTCCACTTTACCTCGGATCTCAGTCAGCCCTTTGCCAATAGGGGAGCGCAGGAAAGACAG AGCTCTTTACCGTAACCGATCTTTTCTAAGGATTCCTCTGGCTGCAAGGCCGAGGTTCTCCTCTCTCAGGAGCCTCAG GCCGTACCTGGAGGAACCGCGCAATGTGATTGTGCACAAAGGAGCGGAGCCTCTCGGCATCTCCATCGTCAGTGGGGAGAATGGAGGAATCTTTGTCTCGAAAGTTACAGGAGGAAGCATCGCCCACCAGGCAGGACTGGAATATGGAGATCAGTTACTGGAG TTCAACGGCATCAACCTGCGGAACGCTACGGAGCAGCAAGCTCGTCTCATCATCGGCCAGCAGTGTGACACCATCACCATTATGGCCCAGTACAACCCACACATGTACCAGCTGGGAAACCACTCTCGCTCCAG cTCCCGCCTGGAGCCAGTCAGTTCACAGTCGACCCCACAGGGTAGTGGGGCCGCCACCCCCGACAATCACTCCAACATCGATACACTCAGCGAACAGGACGAGGGGACGCTCACTCCCTCCTCCAAGCAGACCACACCCACTACAAGTCCCAACAACTTTATCAG AATGCCGTCTGACGGCAGCAGGAAGGTGGGCGATCCACGGCTTGTGACGGTGCGCAGGCCTGGAGTGGAAGTGGGAGTCACGCTCTGTGGAGGGAACCTGCGGGGCGTCTTCATCGAGAGCCTGGACGAGGACAGTCCTGCCAGAGGCCCAGATGGACTGCTAACTGGGGACATTATTTTAGAG TATAACTCGGTGAATATGAAGAATAAGACGGCCGAGGAGGTGTACGTCGAGATGCTGAAGCCTGCAGAGATGGTCACGTTGAAGGTGCAGCACCGGCCAGACGACTTCAGCACGCTCAAAGATGTTCCAGGAGATGGCTTTTATATTCG AGCACTTTACGACCGGGTCGGGGAGGCCGAGGGGGACCTCACTTTCAAGAAGGATGACATCCTGTACGTGGATGAGTCTTTACCAAAGGGCAGCTTCGGGACCTGGATGGCCTGGCAGCTAGACGAGAACGCACAGCAGATCCAGAGGGGGCAGATCCCCAGCAAGTACAT GATGGACCAAGAGTTCTACCGCAGACACAGCGTGACAGAAATGAAGGAAGACTCCAGTAAGACTCTGTCTGCGGCGGCTCGCAGATCCTTCttcaggaggaaacagaaacacaaacgtAGCAGCTCCAAAGACAGCAAAGAGATGGTGGCTTTGGACGCCATCAGCACAGACTCCATCCCCTTCCTGGATG ACTGCGTGAGCTTGGCATACCAGCGGGTCCAGAAGGTGGAGTGCGCCTCTCCTCGACCGGTACTCGTCCTCGGGCCGCTCACAGACCCCGCCAAGGAGATGCTGGTCAAAGAGTCTCCTGGGAAGTTCTGCCGATGTGTACTGG AGGTGATGAAGGCATCCCAGCAAGCCATCGAGCGCGGCGTCAAAGACTGCCTCTTCATCGACTACAAGCGCAGGAGTGGCCATTTCGACGTGACCACCGTTGCTTCTATAAAGGAAATAACAGATAAG GGTTGTCACTGTTTGCTCGACATCGCTCCACACGCCATCGAAAGGCTCCACTGCGTTCACATTTATCCGATTGTTGTCTTCGTCCGCTACAAAAATGCCAAGCAGATTAA GGAGCAGAAAGATCCGGTTTATCTGCGGGACAAAGTATCTCAAAAACATTCCAAGGAGCAATTTGAAAGTGCACAGAAGATAGAGCAAGAATACAGCAAATTCTTCACAG gtattGTCCAAGGCGGCACCCTCCCTTACATTTGCACTCAGATCATGACGATAGTTGATCAAGAACAAAGTAAAGTCCTGTGGACTCCACTCGGCTGCCCCTAG